The Desulfomicrobium macestii nucleotide sequence CCACCGTGGGGAAGGTCTTGTCCAGCTTGGCCATCTTGCCGCCGATGGTCTGCTCGCGCTCGACCATGATGACTTCCTGGCCGCCGTCCGCGCAGTCCAGCGCCGCCTGGATGCCCGCCACGCCGCCGCCGATGACCAGCACGCGCTTGACCGTCTCGAAGCGTTTGGGGATCAGCGGCTTGTCGCGACGCAGTTTTTCCACGGCCATGCGCACCAGCTCGGCGGCCTTGCCCGTGTTCAGGTCCTTTGATTTGCCGATCCAGGAGACATGCTCGCGGATGTTGGCCATTTCAAACATGTAACGGTTCAGTCCGGCGCGTTCCACGGTCCGGCGGAAAGTGGGCTCGTGCATGCGCGGGGTGCAGGAGGCCACGACCACGCCGTCGAGATTCTTGTCCTTGATGGCCTGGATGATGGCGTCCTGCCCGGGCTCGGAACAGGCATACATCGTGTCCGTGGCGAAAACCACGTCCGGGTAGGTCAGGGCCGTGGCCGCAACGGACGGACAGTCCACGGTTCCGGCAATATTGCTGCCGCAATGGCAGATAAAAACACCAATTCGCATTGCGTCCTCCCTACCTGGCCTGCGCCGGTTGTTTGATCTTGCCCAGGGCGAGTCTCGGATCGACACAGAGCTTTTCAAAGCCAAGCACGGCGCGGTCCAGTCCCAGAGCATAGCCAAGGAGTTGGGTATAATAGAAAACCGGGATCTTGAATTTCTCGTGCAGGGCGTGATTGATCTGCCCCTGCCGCAGGTCCAGATTCATCTGGCACAGCGGACAGGCGGTCACGAAGGCGTCGGCGCCGACATCACGTCCGGCATCCAGCAGCTTGCCCGACAGCCGAGTCACGATGTCGTTGCGCGGAATGCCGTAGGACGCCCCGCAACACTCGACCTTGAGCGCGAAAGGCACGACCTCGGCGCCAAGCGCGGTCATCAGGTTGTCCATGGCCATGGGATTTTCGTGATGGTCGAAACGCATCAGCTCCGGGGGCCTGTTCATGATGCATCCATAGTAGCAGGCGATCTTGATTCCGGTCAGGGGCTTGACCACCTTGGATTTGATCAGCTCAAGATCCACGTGCTCGGTCAGCACCTGCAACACGGACTGCGCGTCCACGTTGCCGTTGCAGGGCACGTCGAGGAGCGCATTGGCCTTGGTCCGAAATCCGGGATCTTCCATCTTGTGGGCTGCGGTGCGCAGGTTGGTCAGGCAGCTGGGACAGGGCGTGGTCACCTTGTCCATGCCCATGACCTCGACCTGGGCCAGGTTGCGGGCGGACAGGGCCGCGGACAGGACATGATTGACGGTGTGCGCGGGAGTGGAACCGCAACAGCTCCAATCCGGAATGTCCACCAGCTCCACGTCCAGGGCCTTGCAGACCGCGCGGGTGGAGCTGTCGTATTCCAGGGATGTACCCTGACCGGAACAGCCCGGATAATACGCGATTTTAAACATTGTCGCCTCCTTTGCGGAACCGCTCGAAAATGCGGGCCACCTGTTCGCGTCCCTGGATCTGGTGCGGTTTGAAGGGCAGCTTGCCGCGCATGAGAGCCTGCGGAGCCAGATCGACGTCGGTGAATACGCGGCCGGAGCGCGTCATGTACGCGGCCATGAGACCCAGCTCATAGGCGCGTCCATGGCGCTCGACCGAGGCCAGAAACGAGTCGGCGAAAATCTTCACGGAGCGCTCCGTGGCGTACCCGGCTTCCCGGGCCATGTGCCGACAGACATCCATGACCAGCGCGACATCGATCTTGTTCGGACAGCGCGTGGTACAGGATTGACAGGAGCCACACAGCCACAATGAACGGCTTTTCAGGACTGCTTCCTTTTGTCCGGTCTGAATCAGACGCATGATCTGACTGACCGAATAATCGTAGGCGAACGTGTACGG carries:
- a CDS encoding CoB--CoM heterodisulfide reductase iron-sulfur subunit B family protein, which gives rise to MFKIAYYPGCSGQGTSLEYDSSTRAVCKALDVELVDIPDWSCCGSTPAHTVNHVLSAALSARNLAQVEVMGMDKVTTPCPSCLTNLRTAAHKMEDPGFRTKANALLDVPCNGNVDAQSVLQVLTEHVDLELIKSKVVKPLTGIKIACYYGCIMNRPPELMRFDHHENPMAMDNLMTALGAEVVPFALKVECCGASYGIPRNDIVTRLSGKLLDAGRDVGADAFVTACPLCQMNLDLRQGQINHALHEKFKIPVFYYTQLLGYALGLDRAVLGFEKLCVDPRLALGKIKQPAQAR
- a CDS encoding 4Fe-4S dicluster domain-containing protein, which encodes MQIFDLATADLEFVAEVEARSHQKIRTCYQCGNCTAGCPYTFAYDYSVSQIMRLIQTGQKEAVLKSRSLWLCGSCQSCTTRCPNKIDVALVMDVCRHMAREAGYATERSVKIFADSFLASVERHGRAYELGLMAAYMTRSGRVFTDVDLAPQALMRGKLPFKPHQIQGREQVARIFERFRKGGDNV